AGCGGATtacgcggaagcggaacgagcggatcaccaatcatggGACTGTTTCAacggaatttttgaaaaggttCTATTAGAACGATCCCGTGATTAGTGATCCGCTGATTCTGCTTCCGcgtaatccgctccatgggacaTAAGAGCCACATTTCGGCGTATcgaacatacacacacacaagcatGCGTGGCCATTTCTAACCTTTTCGTGCCCATAAGAAGTACACAAAGGGAGCTTTCCAGCAAGGGACACAGGCGACACAAAGTGACACAGTGTTGAACACAGTGCTTTCCAACAACTACACAACTTGACACAAGTATACACAGTCTAAAAGCTGAGTTGAGCAAACACATGGCTaccaactattttttttaattaaaattttgatgtgctataaaaatgtagcagccctgtttattttagttatcaCACGTATAAGCATAGCTGGGAAACGTaaaggaatattaaaaatgtttttttgcaaatattgcaACGAGGAAATTGAATCTATTGAAAACAGTCCGCAACATGCatgctttattaataaagatatttacttagaaaataataatattttatgtacaattgAAGAGAACAAAGGtaagttaggttaggttaggttaggttaaaacattatattttttaataataaaaatttttggatatttaaaataaaaataataaaaataacgtatCTAAAATCATGCTGAGTAACAatgcaaaacaattttatttgaatatgttttatttaattattcacaaACGTTTTGACCATAAATTATTTGGGTCATCTTTAGTatgtttttgcaacaaaaggtttatgataattgtatattatttagcgtattttttaaagtttaaatataatgataaactAGATCATCGTCTCTTCAAGATTAACGACTGAAGAAATGATCCAACTCattattacgaaaaattattacatgtttAAATGAAATTGTTCTGCACTGTTACCCAACATggcattatataattatttgttatttttattgttttaatgttaaattaaataaatttgttaatttagtttttgtttttaatatttaaattatattttattattaaattgtatcatattttattttatagatttgccTTGTGCAATGCAACATAATAGTACAGAAGGTACAGAAAATATAGTTGtgaaagaaggagaaaaaaaaacgctttCTAATTCTCCCACAATTAAACAACGTATGAGACAATTGagtgatattatatatgtatttatggtaatgtattattgattaatcattaataagttattattatagatgCTGTTTGGACTAAAAATGCAACATTAGCATTACTTGCTCTTTACGAAATGAAACTAGATATGCTAGATAGTCCTAAAACAAGAGGTAAAATTTGGCAAGAAATAGCCAATGGTCTATTGGAATACAGTATCGAggcatgtattttttaataattatttcaaatttacattattattattgcattgcattattattaatggatctaaattaaatatattgagaaaattatatatatatatatatagcatatACACAGTATATTTAGTATGGTATATatatggtatatatatatatatatatatatatatatatatatatatataccgtaatcattatatctatatatattataagtttctgaaaatttattttatttatttttgttgtagATGACAAGCGATCAAGTAAGGTGGAAAATAaatgctttattaaaaaaatataaagaagtcattgataattattcaaaatctGGAAGAGGAAATATTGAATTTGAATGGTTTCAAGTTATGGACGatatttttggtaaaaaaaaggatGCAACAAATCAAAACTATACTGtgtcaaacaaaattttaaatacaaaaatagagGAACCATCAACTTCTCAACAACTTGAAAAAAAACGTTTCTTTGAATCATCACATTTATCGTCAactaatcaattattaaaaaagaaaagttctAATAAATCATTGAATAAATTACGAGCAGAAGATTCTGCAGATATATCTCCACCAGTTAATGTCACTGATActgatttaaaacaaaaaaaccgTCCAACACATGGAACATGTTCCAACATTGCAAAAACTAAAATTGAGTTAGAAAAGCAATGGTTTGAACATTTGGCTATAAAAAAAGACCGTGATCGcttaaaagatgaaaaatacTCAACATTAATTGAAAGCAAAAAAGAAgtggtaaaattaaaaagaaagcaatttgcattaaaagaagaagaacTTCAACAGCGACGcgaaattgcagaaaataaattaagagaaaaaaaaagattacatgATGGAATGttagaaattgaaaaacaaaaattaaaaattttaaaaaaatatttagacaaaGAAAATGTGCAAAATATGTCATCGGAAtcagattaaatattaataccctacatttgtttaaattttgttttgtgttttaatatattattcatttttttgcattgtaacgtttatttttcattattactcgaaagaattaaaatatttctgttaataattaaaacatttaaaactttatgtattacagctaaatttttttattatgtaatatatgttacaatgtttattttttgttattaaaatatttaaacgttttaattcatttaaataatattttattttatatattgttagtatttaataatattgaaatattttgaaagcCCTGTTAAGACATGGACAgcacattaataaagatattcaaaataaaagtatttaacataacagtatttaattttatcttttattctcgtttaaaaaatgtaaaaaatgtttttttaaagtatttaataaaaactataaaataaaattgaaatatcaaACCTATCCAATAAAGTTCGCAAAGGTTTAGATTTGCTTAACTTTAATCTCTGTTTaacttgcttttttttaattcttaaaataaaagaaaataaaatgtaaactgaaattaaaattaatcaacatGTGGAatctaatacaaaaataagtcATAATTCATATaagtcattttattttattaaaagtaaaatattttgtacatgtaagtcttatatttttcttaacaaGGAAAAATTTCATTGAATAATTGAGTTCTACGATCTCCTGgaatattttcttcaattattccattattatttaaaatgttatttatattttcatcatAATATTCAGGAAAATCATATGTATCATTTTCATTGATGcaataattgtgtaaaatacAAGCTGCTACtactgtattaataataaaaggtaATGTACggtattcattaaaaaatttaatacgtcTAAAACGCCCTTTTAATTGACCAAATGCTCTCTCAACTGAAATCCGTGTTGACGAAATcatgtaattaaattctacTTGTTGAGGAGATAAATGACCGTTATCTTTATACGGTGAAACAAGCCATGGTAAAGAGGGATATGCCGAATCACctaatataaatgtttgattaGGAAATAACATTGCTTGATTAACAGATGCTGCTTCATATAAAGGAGATCTTCTAAGAACACGTGAATCATGAAGAGAACCAGGTTCGccacaatatatatttgtaattcgcATATCAGAATCTACAACAGCTTGTAAGcagattgaaaaatatttttttcgatttataTAATCACGTGCATTAATTGACGGTTTTTCTATTCTAATGTGAGTGCCGTCAATTGCCCCTAAAACATTTGGTACTCCttgtttgataaaaaatttgtcacatacaattttaacattttgttcTTGTGGCCATTTAATAATCGTATCTAATTTACTCAGAAACCACTTTGTAATTCGTCGCAAAACTCGGAATACAGATGAAATTGAAATATCAAATCTATCCGATAAAGTTCGCAAAGGTTCTGTATTTGCAATataccataaaaataaaataaaactcaatTTTGCAGAAAGTGGTCGTATTCCAAAAGAATGGGATGGAATGTAACCCGATAATTCCAATTCATCTGAAAacaaataatgcattatttttatgagtatatattttacaatactaTTTATTTGGTCATTGTAATtaaaggtataaatatttattattataccaaTTAACGTTAATGCAGTACGTCGATTTATTCTTAAGTGTTCTTTAAATTCTTGATCCGACAAAGAGTCTATAATTTcaagataattttcaatacGTTGTCTTTTTTTACCACTCGTCAAAAATTTCATTAGCGGAAACAATAACAAATCATCATCATCACTTGAtgaattgataatattatctgTACTACTACTACTGCTACTATTTAATTCATCCAATGTGGTACTTGAGGAATCGGTGCAAATTGAATAATTGACTCCTTccattaattgcaaaattaatcttttgtcGTTGTtcatctaaaaattaaaataatttattaaagaataaaaaaaggataagTTACGTCTCTTTTAAAATctcatattttactttatttaaattaacaagtttaaaaccaacattttaacaatatatttaataaacatacttttataattaatattaattaaatattattaatacacaattttttcgAGCAAATAGGTACATGTcacataagtttttaattttataaaaactatgaaaggaaacatattatatttaacgtttaaagcGCTATCTACTGgtgatattgaaaattaaatagcgTTCCAACAAACAGCTTTACACAGTGTTCTAGTGTTTGACACTGTG
Above is a window of Monomorium pharaonis isolate MP-MQ-018 chromosome 10, ASM1337386v2, whole genome shotgun sequence DNA encoding:
- the LOC105835573 gene encoding uncharacterized protein LOC105835573 isoform X1; its protein translation is MCYKNVAALFILVITRISIAGKRKGILKMFFCKYCNEEIESIENSPQHACFINKDIYLENNNILCTIEENKDLPCAMQHNSTEGTENIVVKEGEKKTLSNSPTIKQHAVWTKNATLALLALYEMKLDMLDSPKTRGKIWQEIANGLLEYSIEMTSDQVRWKINALLKKYKEVIDNYSKSGRGNIEFEWFQVMDDIFGKKKDATNQNYTVSNKILNTKIEEPSTSQQLEKKRFFESSHLSSTNQLLKKKSSNKSLNKLRAEDSADISPPVNVTDTDLKQKNRPTHGTCSNIAKTKIELEKQWFEHLAIKKDRDRLKDEKYSTLIESKKEVVKLKRKQFALKEEELQQRREIAENKLREKKRLHDGMLEIEKQKLKILKKYLDKENVQNMSSESD
- the LOC118647585 gene encoding protein ANTAGONIST OF LIKE HETEROCHROMATIN PROTEIN 1-like encodes the protein MNNDKRLILQLMEGVNYSICTDSSSTTLDELNSSSSSSTDNIINSSSDDDDLLLFPLMKFLTSGKKRQRIENYLEIIDSLSDQEFKEHLRINRRTALTLIDELELSGYIPSHSFGIRPLSAKLSFILFLWYIANTEPLRTLSDRFDISISSVFRVLRRITKWFLSKLDTIIKWPQEQNVKIVCDKFFIKQGVPNVLGAIDGTHIRIEKPSINARDYINRKKYFSICLQAVVDSDMRITNIYCGEPGSLHDSRVLRRSPLYEAASVNQAMLFPNQTFILGDSAYPSLPWLVSPYKDNGHLSPQQVEFNYMISSTRISVERAFGQLKGRFRRIKFFNEYRTLPFIINTVVAACILHNYCINENDTYDFPEYYDENINNILNNNGIIEENIPGDRRTQLFNEIFPC
- the LOC105835573 gene encoding uncharacterized protein LOC105835573 isoform X2, yielding MFFCKYCNEEIESIENSPQHACFINKDIYLENNNILCTIEENKDLPCAMQHNSTEGTENIVVKEGEKKTLSNSPTIKQHAVWTKNATLALLALYEMKLDMLDSPKTRGKIWQEIANGLLEYSIEMTSDQVRWKINALLKKYKEVIDNYSKSGRGNIEFEWFQVMDDIFGKKKDATNQNYTVSNKILNTKIEEPSTSQQLEKKRFFESSHLSSTNQLLKKKSSNKSLNKLRAEDSADISPPVNVTDTDLKQKNRPTHGTCSNIAKTKIELEKQWFEHLAIKKDRDRLKDEKYSTLIESKKEVVKLKRKQFALKEEELQQRREIAENKLREKKRLHDGMLEIEKQKLKILKKYLDKENVQNMSSESD